From a region of the Vicia villosa cultivar HV-30 ecotype Madison, WI unplaced genomic scaffold, Vvil1.0 ctg.000045F_1_1_1, whole genome shotgun sequence genome:
- the LOC131622868 gene encoding uncharacterized protein LOC131622868, with product MAQRNIICSVHYNGVIINDLTNGFSFSNTETKRFKVHCRADFMHLKERIETKLQLPVSEIIYRLPLFNGESGIIFYVMKPIEDDDGVKVMFECHNSFAPLDDMELYVHIVSPPINQSQESHSHQYGLSQPTDEEPTQNNEPFIPDEQVDEYSEDEIQEVQYEDLFGDDNDPDTVEPSQPTLARPISMYAPPDHMQNICLEEAPSESIFGSQITNYSDVDLYEGMEFEDKEECVAAIQHWHITNNLDYWVYKSDTKRYVIKCKNPTCKFKCRASVRKKNSKWMIGKLSGPHVCTTTSMSQDHRQLTSDIVSHCIRDLVNTDPSIKVKLIISHITGKYGYNISYRKAWIAKVKAIESLYGNWETSYNDLPQWLLVMKTYLPGMIIDLETLPAFSNEGSQLGDKMIFHRLFWAFQPCIHGFAYCKAIVQVDGTWLYGRYKGTLLMAVAQDGNGNIFPIAFAIVEGETKDAWSFFLRNLRIHVTPQPNLCLISDRHPSIKSAYDDPANGWQNPPSSHVYCIRHIAQNFMRAIRDKELRKKLVNMGYALTESTYNYYRTEIRQTNRDVMEWIENIPREKWARAFDRGQRWGHMTTNLAEAMNSVLKATRNLPIASLFSATYFRMGALFGQRGHEWTKRLTSGQTFTDKCIKGMTEEVNKASSHNVYQFDRERFYFMVAERINRNDGRPTGTYGVDLRKRTCDCGKFQAFHLPCSHVIAACESIRQDYTIHIPDVFKIQHVFKVYQQSFQILPHQDNWPQYRGPTLCHDETMRRKKRGRPNSTRIRTEMDDVEKEKRMCGICREVGHIRSKCPNVSGPSNRPP from the exons ATTTTATGCATTTGAAGGAACGGATCGAAACAAAATTGCAACTtcctgtaagtgaaattatttatcGACTTCCGTTGTTTAATGGAGAAAGCGGTATCATTTTTTACGTCATGAAACCAATAGAGGACGACGATGGCGTTAAAGTGATGTTCGAATGTCACAATTCGTTTGCTCCTCTTGACGATATGGAGCTATATGTTCATATTGTTAGTCCTCCCATTAACCAATCGCAAGAGTCGCATTCGCATCAATACGGTTTGAGCCAACCCACTGACGAAGAGCCAACCCAAAACAACGAACCATTTATACCCGACGAACAGGTGGACGAGTACAGTGAGGATGAAATACAAGAAGTGCAATATGAAGATCTTTTTGGTGATGACAATGACCCTGATACTGTTGAGCCGTCGCAGCCTACACTTGCACGACCGATTAGCATGTACGCCCCACCGGATCACATGCAAAATATCTGTTTAGAAGAGGCACCGTCTGAATCAATTTTTGGTTCCCAGATAACAAACTACAGTGATGTTGATTTATATGAGGGAATGGAGTTTGAAGACAAGGAGGAGTGCGTTGCTGCTATTCAACATTGGCATATCACCAATAATCTTGATTATTGGGTATACAAATCTGATACGAAGAGATATGTCATCAAATGCAAAAATCCAACTTGCAAATTCAAATGTAGAGCATCAGTTCGCAAGAAGAATTCTAAGTGGATGATAGGTAAGTTGAGTGGACCACATGTCTGCACAACCACTTCAATGTCGCAAGATCATAGACAACTTACATCAGATATTGTCTCTCACTGCATCAGAGATTTGGTTAACACCGACCCCTCAATTAAGGTAAAGCTCATTATTTCTCATATAACAGGAAAGTATGGTTATAATATATCTTACAGGAAAGCGTGGATTGCAAAGGTAAAGGCCATAGAATCCTTGTATGGAAACTGGGAGACATCTTACAATGACCTTCCACAATGGTTATTGGTAATGAAAACATATCTGCCTGGAATGATAATAGACTTGGAAACTTTACCTGCATTTTCAAACGAAGGAAGTCAGTTGGGTGATAAGATGATATTCCATCGTCTATTTTGGGCTTTTCAaccttgcatccatggttttgccTATTGCAAGGCAATTGTTCAAGTCGACGGAACATGGTTGTATGGAAGGTACAAAGGGACATTGTTGATGGCTGTGGCGCAGGATGGGAATGGTAACATTTTTCCAATTGCTTTCGCTATTGTCGAGGGTGAAACCAAGGATGCTTGGAGTTTTTTCCTTCGTAATCTAAGAATCCATGTGACACCCCAACCCAATCTATGCCTAATATCAGACAGACATCCATCGATTAAAAGTGCCTATGATGATCCTGCAAATGGATGGCAAAATCCTCCGTCATCACATGTCTATTGCATAAGGCATATCGCGCAAAATTTTATGCGTGCGATTAGAGACAAAGAACTACGTAAAAAACTCGTCAACATGG GATATGCATTGACGGAGTCAACGTACAATTACTATAGAACCGAAATTCGTCAGACAAATAGAGATGTtatggagtggattgaaaatatCCCCAGGGAGAAGTGGGCAAGGGCGTTTGATAGAGGGCAACGATGGGGACACATGACGACTAACCTTGCAGAAGCAATGAACTCTGTGCTAAAGGCTACCAGAAATCTTCCAATAGCGTCTTTGTTTTCGGCCACATATTTTCGGATGGGAGCATTATTTGGTCAACGCGGACATGAATGGACAAAGAGGTTGACATCAGGCCAAACTTTTACAGACAAGTGTATCAAGGGGATGACTGAGGAAGTCAACAAAGCAAGCAGTCATAATGTTTACCAGTTTGACCGGGAGAGGTTCTATTTTATGGTGGCCGAAAGAATAAACCGCAACGATGGTCGTCCAACTGGTACTTACGGTGTTGATCTGCGAAAGCGAACATGTGATTGTGGAAAATTTCAAGCGTTCCATTTGCCTTGCTCACATGTGATTGCAGCATGTGAAAGTATACGCCAAGACTACACCATTCACATACCCGACGTGTTCAAGATACAGCATGTTTTTAAAGTCTACCAACAAAGCTTCCAGATCCTCCCACATCAAGACAATTGGCCTCAATATAGAGGGCCTACTCTTTGTCATGACGAAACTATGCGTAGGAAAAAAAGAGGCCGCCCTAACAGTACTCGGATTCGAACCGAAATGGACGACgtggaaaaggaaaagagaatgtGTGGGATATGCCGTGAAGTAGGCCATATCCGAAGTAAATGTCCAAATGTATCAGGCCCGTCCAATAGGCCTCCTTAA